A region from the Candidatus Binatia bacterium genome encodes:
- a CDS encoding AarF/UbiB family protein gives MPAPRSSLWRITVRSAQMARAAVIAAVVFLRELVRRRDRGRDALPGALGHALTRLCTTLGATFIKVGQIASTRSDLLPGPLVDELALLRDRVPPFPFAEVRRIVEHDFGRPLEEIYASFEVEPVAAASVAQVHRAVLRSTGDVVAVKVRRPDILEKARLDRAILLFVGRTLERLFPTLRLIALEGALRTFCDAVGQQIHLTNEARNNARFTANFADDPDILFPRLHPEACSDSVLTMDFVEGVHEDELEERGVDARALVATGMRCICRMIFLHGFVHADLHPGNLRFLPPGRLVLLDLGLVGELTDEDRLMTARTLFALSTGDGVTVARLFHENATHAATPDYAAYEREMVAFVDNVKRKGLANLQVTGEIGRIFDILRRHRIQARSHMTMVNVAMMTAEGLGKRLAPDLSLTDEALPYLAEALGLPAPRGAA, from the coding sequence ATGCCTGCACCCCGTTCCTCCCTCTGGCGCATCACCGTGCGCAGCGCGCAGATGGCGCGCGCGGCCGTGATCGCCGCCGTGGTCTTCCTGCGCGAGCTCGTTCGCCGCCGCGACCGCGGACGCGACGCGCTCCCGGGCGCGCTCGGCCACGCTTTGACGCGGCTGTGCACGACGCTCGGCGCGACCTTCATCAAGGTCGGGCAGATCGCGTCGACGCGCTCCGACCTGCTGCCCGGTCCGCTGGTCGACGAGCTCGCGCTGCTGCGCGACCGCGTGCCGCCGTTCCCGTTCGCCGAGGTACGACGCATCGTCGAGCACGACTTCGGGCGCCCGCTCGAGGAGATCTACGCGAGCTTCGAGGTGGAGCCGGTGGCGGCGGCGTCGGTCGCGCAGGTGCACCGCGCCGTGCTGCGCTCGACGGGCGACGTGGTCGCGGTCAAGGTGCGGCGTCCCGACATCCTCGAGAAGGCGCGCCTCGACCGCGCGATCCTGCTCTTCGTCGGACGCACGCTCGAGCGCCTGTTCCCGACGCTGCGCCTGATCGCGCTCGAGGGCGCGCTCCGGACGTTCTGCGACGCGGTCGGCCAGCAGATCCACCTCACCAACGAGGCGCGCAACAACGCGCGCTTCACGGCGAACTTCGCCGACGACCCCGACATCCTCTTCCCGCGTCTCCACCCGGAGGCGTGCTCGGACTCCGTCCTCACCATGGACTTCGTCGAGGGCGTTCACGAGGACGAGCTCGAGGAGCGCGGCGTCGACGCGCGCGCGCTGGTCGCGACCGGCATGCGCTGCATCTGCCGGATGATCTTCCTGCACGGCTTCGTGCACGCCGACCTGCACCCGGGCAACCTGCGCTTCCTGCCGCCCGGACGCCTCGTGCTGCTCGACCTGGGTCTCGTCGGTGAGCTCACCGACGAGGATCGCCTGATGACCGCGCGCACGCTGTTCGCGCTCTCGACCGGCGACGGCGTCACGGTCGCGCGGCTCTTCCACGAGAACGCGACGCACGCGGCGACGCCGGACTACGCGGCCTACGAGCGCGAGATGGTGGCGTTCGTCGACAACGTGAAGCGCAAGGGTCTCGCGAACCTGCAGGTGACCGGCGAGATCGGGCGCATCTTCGACATCCTGCGCCGCCACCGCATCCAGGCGCGCAGCCACATGACGATGGTCAACGTCGCGATGATGACGGCCGAGGGCCTCGGCAAGCGCCTCGCCCCCGACCTGTCGCTGACCGACGAGGCCCTGCCCTACCTCGCCGAGGCGCTCGGGTTGCCCGCCCCGCGAGGTGCCGCGTGA
- a CDS encoding YIP1 family protein: MTSPRPTEWKRPFTDRLLGALRLDQSVFAEVARDPDAMGQAAAVVALGALAQGIGGVQATSTSELILGIAAMVLSGFFGWIVSTAVIWLVGVGLLGARAEYPDLLRTLGFTNAPKLLWLLGALPLGPALFAAIGLTIFVWTIAALVLGVRQALGVTTGRAVLVCVLGMIAGLVLALVMGAMIGLGAGLVR; the protein is encoded by the coding sequence ATGACGTCTCCCCGACCGACGGAGTGGAAACGCCCCTTCACCGACCGCTTGCTGGGGGCGCTGCGCCTCGACCAGAGCGTGTTCGCGGAGGTCGCGCGCGACCCCGACGCGATGGGACAGGCCGCCGCCGTGGTCGCGCTGGGCGCGCTCGCGCAAGGGATCGGCGGCGTGCAGGCGACGAGCACCTCGGAGCTGATCCTGGGCATCGCCGCGATGGTGCTGTCCGGCTTCTTCGGCTGGATCGTCTCGACCGCCGTCATCTGGCTGGTCGGCGTCGGCCTGCTCGGCGCGCGCGCGGAGTATCCCGACCTGCTGCGCACGCTCGGCTTCACCAACGCGCCGAAGCTTCTCTGGCTGCTCGGCGCGCTGCCGCTCGGGCCTGCGCTGTTTGCCGCGATCGGGCTGACGATTTTTGTCTGGACGATCGCGGCGCTCGTGCTCGGCGTCCGACAGGCGCTCGGGGTGACGACGGGTCGCGCCGTGCTGGTCTGCGTGCTCGGCATGATCGCCGGTCTCGTGCTCGCGCTCGTGATGGGCGCGATGATCGGGCTCGGCGCGGGCCTCGTACGCTGA
- a CDS encoding enoyl-CoA hydratase/isomerase family protein, whose protein sequence is MVKGARRAARTTRKRAARAKVEPSTVRLDRDGAVATITLDRPEKLNALSPREHLALQEILGELRSDFDTRVVILTGAGRAFSAGADLANVREEGAPRNDLERRHRARIGDRTVAAIEALDQITIAAINGLCIGGGAVLALACDMRVMARDAWMSIPEVEIGMPLTWGALPLLVREIGPARTIELVTTCDRVQAQDALAWGLVNHLADDAVEKARDIAARIVRQPAVPVAMTKTTVRALRRTFAQGDVTAADGDLYWLAIKLGGLNLGRFGKRGR, encoded by the coding sequence ATGGTGAAGGGCGCGCGGCGCGCCGCGCGGACGACCCGCAAGCGCGCTGCACGAGCGAAGGTCGAGCCGTCGACCGTTCGTCTCGACCGCGACGGCGCGGTCGCGACCATCACGCTCGACCGGCCCGAGAAGCTCAACGCGCTCTCCCCGCGTGAGCACCTCGCGCTGCAGGAGATCCTGGGCGAGCTGCGCTCGGACTTCGACACCCGGGTCGTGATCCTGACCGGCGCGGGTCGCGCGTTCTCCGCCGGGGCGGATCTCGCGAACGTGCGCGAGGAAGGCGCGCCGCGCAACGACCTCGAGCGCCGCCACCGCGCGCGGATCGGCGACCGCACCGTCGCCGCGATCGAGGCGCTCGACCAGATCACGATCGCCGCGATCAACGGGCTCTGCATCGGCGGTGGCGCCGTCCTGGCGCTCGCCTGCGACATGCGCGTGATGGCGCGCGACGCCTGGATGTCGATCCCCGAGGTCGAGATCGGCATGCCGCTCACCTGGGGCGCCCTGCCCTTGCTGGTGCGGGAGATCGGCCCCGCGCGGACGATCGAGCTGGTGACGACGTGCGATCGCGTGCAGGCGCAGGACGCGCTCGCGTGGGGGCTCGTGAATCACCTCGCCGACGACGCAGTCGAAAAGGCTCGCGACATCGCGGCGCGCATCGTCCGACAGCCCGCGGTGCCGGTCGCGATGACCAAGACCACCGTGCGCGCGCTGCGGCGCACGTTCGCGCAGGGCGACGTCACCGCGGCGGACGGCGACCTCTACTGGCTCGCGATCAAGCTCGGCGGCCTCAACCTCGGCCGCTTCGGCAAACGAGGCAGATGA
- a CDS encoding LysE family transporter produces the protein MLPLLRDGFLLGWSVAWPPGPINAEMIRRALARGFFPAWVVGLGAVSGDFLWALAVGFGASRLTTIPGVTLALGVVSTALLLALAAVFLRGASASWRAWRAGEPLPTPRSLDSARGGYVLGLGLALSSPWNLAFWLAVMGQQATTGVDPRGALIVACAVIAGALTWTLLLCSAVHFGARFATPLWQIVTQASTGLLMLWFAMRTAFRLLAS, from the coding sequence GTGCTTCCCCTGCTGCGTGACGGCTTCCTGCTCGGCTGGTCGGTCGCCTGGCCGCCCGGCCCGATCAACGCCGAGATGATCCGCCGCGCGCTCGCGCGCGGCTTCTTCCCGGCGTGGGTCGTCGGGCTCGGCGCCGTGTCGGGCGACTTCCTGTGGGCGCTCGCGGTCGGCTTCGGCGCGTCGCGGCTCACGACGATCCCGGGCGTGACCCTCGCGCTCGGCGTCGTCAGCACCGCGCTGCTGCTCGCGCTCGCGGCGGTGTTTCTGCGCGGCGCGTCCGCGTCCTGGCGCGCGTGGCGGGCGGGCGAGCCGCTGCCGACGCCGCGCTCGCTCGACAGCGCGCGCGGCGGGTACGTGCTCGGGCTCGGGCTCGCGCTGTCCTCGCCTTGGAACCTCGCGTTCTGGCTCGCGGTGATGGGGCAGCAGGCGACCACGGGCGTCGATCCGCGCGGCGCGCTGATCGTCGCCTGCGCGGTGATCGCGGGCGCGCTGACCTGGACGCTGCTCCTGTGCTCGGCGGTGCATTTCGGCGCGCGCTTCGCGACGCCGCTCTGGCAGATCGTCACCCAGGCTTCGACGGGTCTCTTGATGCTGTGGTTCGCCATGCGAACCGCGTTTCGCTTGCTCGCTAGCTGA
- a CDS encoding M15 family metallopeptidase, translating to MIGPGGQATDQPSRKPSRSRGSTRAALSVRPWSRKRGRRGDGENVRRRPRRSGALLALALVCVALLPACSGGRQRGWTLRADRGSAPSAATRKPGPPPEGFVDLATVEPSIQIDIRYATTNNFTGVAVYPVARCLLRPDVAERLARVHRELQTRGLGLKVWDCYRPISVQQRLWELVPDPRYVVKPVFRDGRPVEGSKHNRGAAVDVTMVDANGVEVPMPTDYDDFSERAHRTNMRGDPQAVRNMRILEVAMVREGFEPLPTEWWHFDAPNWEKYPLSDAPLAK from the coding sequence TTGATCGGGCCGGGCGGCCAGGCGACCGACCAGCCGAGCAGGAAGCCGTCACGCAGCAGGGGAAGCACGCGTGCGGCTCTTAGCGTCCGGCCGTGGTCGCGCAAACGTGGGCGCCGCGGCGACGGCGAGAACGTCCGCCGCCGGCCGCGGCGCTCGGGCGCGCTCCTCGCCCTCGCGCTCGTCTGTGTCGCGCTGCTTCCCGCGTGCAGCGGCGGGCGTCAGCGCGGCTGGACCCTGCGCGCGGACCGCGGCTCGGCGCCGTCCGCCGCGACGCGCAAGCCGGGACCACCGCCCGAAGGCTTCGTCGACCTCGCGACCGTCGAGCCGTCGATCCAGATCGACATCCGCTACGCGACCACCAACAACTTCACCGGCGTCGCGGTCTATCCGGTCGCGCGCTGCCTGCTGCGACCGGACGTCGCCGAGCGGCTCGCGCGCGTGCACCGCGAGCTGCAGACGCGTGGCCTCGGGCTCAAGGTCTGGGACTGCTACCGCCCGATCTCCGTGCAGCAGCGTCTCTGGGAGCTGGTGCCCGATCCGCGCTACGTCGTGAAGCCGGTGTTCCGCGACGGTCGGCCGGTCGAGGGCTCGAAGCACAACCGCGGCGCGGCGGTCGACGTCACGATGGTCGACGCGAACGGCGTCGAGGTGCCGATGCCGACGGACTACGACGACTTCAGCGAGCGCGCGCACCGGACCAACATGCGCGGCGACCCGCAGGCGGTGCGCAACATGCGCATCCTCGAGGTCGCGATGGTGCGCGAGGGCTTCGAGCCGCTGCCGACCGAGTGGTGGCACTTCGACGCGCCGAACTGGGAGAAGTACCCGCTGTCGGACGCGCCGCTCGCGAAGTAG
- a CDS encoding inorganic pyrophosphatase — MAEDKGFRLGDVLPFLYKRHPWHGVDIGSAAPRKVTAFIEIVPTDTVKYELDKATGYLQIDRPQKFSNVYPTLYGFIPQTYCGEETGKFCAERTGRQGIVGDGDPLDICVLCERDISHGDILVQAIPIGGLRMIDGNEADDKIIAVLEGDAVYGNWLEIEESPEALIERLKHYFLTYKQAPGSTKQHVEITHVYGREEAYEVIRRTQIDYENKFAGLREMMAVGKL, encoded by the coding sequence ATGGCGGAGGACAAGGGTTTCCGACTCGGCGACGTGCTGCCGTTTCTCTACAAGCGGCATCCCTGGCACGGCGTCGACATCGGCTCCGCCGCGCCGCGCAAGGTCACGGCGTTCATCGAGATCGTCCCCACCGACACCGTCAAGTACGAGCTCGACAAGGCGACCGGCTACCTGCAGATCGACCGTCCGCAGAAGTTCTCCAACGTCTACCCGACGCTCTACGGCTTCATCCCGCAGACCTACTGCGGCGAGGAGACCGGCAAGTTCTGCGCGGAGCGCACCGGACGCCAGGGCATCGTCGGGGACGGCGATCCGCTCGACATCTGCGTGCTGTGCGAGCGCGACATCTCGCACGGCGACATCCTCGTGCAGGCGATCCCGATCGGCGGCCTGCGCATGATCGACGGCAACGAGGCCGACGACAAGATCATCGCGGTCCTCGAGGGCGACGCGGTGTACGGCAACTGGCTCGAGATCGAGGAGAGCCCCGAGGCGCTGATCGAGCGCCTCAAGCACTACTTCCTCACCTACAAGCAGGCGCCCGGCTCGACCAAGCAGCACGTCGAGATCACCCACGTCTACGGACGCGAGGAGGCGTACGAGGTGATCCGCCGCACGCAGATCGACTACGAGAACAAGTTCGCCGGCCTGCGCGAGATGATGGCCGTCGGGAAGCTCTGA
- a CDS encoding enoyl-CoA hydratase gives MSYAEILYEVTDGVAEVTLNRPEKLNAWTLKMGAEVEHALRTADADPAVRVIIVTGAGKGYCAGADMDMLVSFQKGGAGDDLTASTADLPPLDESLPAALRGPYSYPMALSKPVIAAVNGVAAGLGLSYMLFYDMRFASDRARFGTVFSRRGLVAEHGSAWILPRLIGMHNACDLLYSGRLIDAHEALRMGLVNRVIEHDRLMTEVREYAHELATRCSPRSLRIMKRQLYGNLFVDLGASIEEADREMVKSFGTEDFREGVASFLERRDPRFTGR, from the coding sequence ATGAGCTATGCGGAGATCCTCTACGAGGTGACCGACGGCGTCGCCGAGGTCACCCTGAACCGGCCGGAGAAGCTCAACGCCTGGACGCTCAAGATGGGCGCCGAGGTGGAGCACGCGCTGCGCACCGCCGACGCGGACCCCGCGGTGCGGGTGATCATCGTCACCGGCGCGGGCAAGGGCTACTGCGCGGGCGCCGACATGGACATGCTGGTGTCGTTCCAGAAGGGCGGCGCCGGCGACGACCTGACGGCGAGCACCGCCGACCTGCCGCCGCTCGACGAGAGCCTGCCGGCCGCGTTGCGCGGCCCCTACAGCTACCCGATGGCGCTCTCCAAGCCGGTGATCGCCGCGGTCAACGGCGTCGCCGCCGGGCTCGGCCTCTCCTACATGCTGTTCTACGACATGCGCTTCGCGTCCGACCGCGCGCGCTTCGGCACCGTGTTCTCGCGCCGCGGTCTCGTCGCCGAGCACGGCTCGGCGTGGATCCTTCCGCGCCTGATCGGCATGCACAACGCGTGCGACCTGCTCTACTCCGGTCGCCTGATCGACGCGCACGAGGCGCTGCGCATGGGGCTCGTCAACCGCGTCATCGAGCACGACCGCTTGATGACCGAGGTGCGCGAGTATGCGCACGAGCTCGCGACCCGCTGCTCGCCGCGCTCGCTGCGCATCATGAAGCGTCAGCTCTACGGCAACCTGTTCGTCGACCTCGGCGCCTCGATCGAGGAGGCCGATCGCGAGATGGTGAAGAGCTTCGGCACCGAGGACTTCCGCGAGGGCGTCGCCTCGTTCCTCGAGCGCCGCGACCCGCGCTTCACCGGTCGCTGA
- a CDS encoding glutathione S-transferase family protein yields MLTLYQFEISPFCDKVRRILNVKRVPYKIEEVPPSKTLTVVRTRNPAGKLPFIVEDDQVVADSTDIAHYLDHRYPRPRLIPTDPRERALCHVLEDWADESLYFYEMRLRFTLPHNAQRFIPELVKYEGNLMRRVAPLGLPRVLRRTLAAQGLGRRPIAAVLRDVDRHVDALSGLLGDRPFLLGESLTLADISVFAQLACIRASDEGGRLVESRKNVVAWLERVDAATQPQAAEDTAADGAASSAGAAGSAR; encoded by the coding sequence ATGCTCACGCTCTACCAGTTCGAGATCTCGCCGTTCTGCGACAAGGTGCGGCGGATCCTCAACGTCAAGCGCGTGCCCTACAAGATCGAGGAGGTGCCGCCGTCGAAGACGCTGACGGTCGTGCGCACGCGCAATCCCGCCGGCAAGCTGCCGTTCATCGTCGAGGACGATCAGGTGGTGGCGGACTCGACCGACATCGCGCACTACCTCGACCACCGCTACCCGCGGCCGCGTCTCATCCCGACCGACCCGCGCGAGCGCGCGCTCTGCCACGTGCTCGAGGACTGGGCCGACGAGAGCCTCTACTTCTACGAGATGCGGCTGCGCTTCACGCTGCCGCACAACGCGCAGCGCTTCATCCCGGAGCTCGTCAAGTATGAGGGCAACCTCATGCGGCGGGTCGCGCCGCTCGGGCTGCCGCGCGTCCTGCGCCGCACGCTCGCCGCGCAGGGCCTCGGACGACGTCCGATCGCAGCCGTGCTGCGCGACGTCGACCGGCACGTCGACGCGCTCTCGGGGCTGCTCGGGGACCGTCCGTTCCTGCTCGGCGAGAGCCTGACGCTCGCCGACATCTCCGTCTTCGCGCAGCTCGCCTGCATCCGTGCGAGCGACGAGGGCGGCCGCTTGGTGGAGTCGCGGAAGAACGTGGTCGCGTGGCTCGAGCGCGTCGACGCGGCGACGCAGCCGCAGGCGGCGGAAGACACTGCTGCCGACGGCGCCGCGAGCTCCGCGGGCGCGGCCGGCTCGGCGCGATGA
- a CDS encoding aminotransferase class V-fold PLP-dependent enzyme, translating to MKLPAKGRSAAAVLDELDALRAQDVDWQSGRVFSLAYHAGPDVLALATEAHARLQSANALNVAAFPSLRRMQSEVVAMVADLLHGGPQAAGFMTTGGTESILLAVKAARSRARERGITAPEMVLPTSAHAAFEKAAAYFDVRSVRAPVRDDWRADPRAMADAVTPNTALLVASAPQYPQGVVDPVAEIAEIAASRDVLCHVDACMGGITLPMLERLGHRIEPWDFRVPGVTSISVDLHKYGYAAKGASVLLHRTKELRKHQTFSTDRWLGGLYASSGILGTKSGGPIAAAWAVMNHLGEEGYLRLTRIARAATEELVAGLRAIRGVRVLAEPDTTLVAFTFEDVDAFEDVDAFAVGEALVRRRWWVDQQKPPPSLHCMVNAVHAPVIGEFLADLRAALDEVRASAAHGPQRAYGVLE from the coding sequence ATGAAGCTGCCGGCGAAGGGCCGCTCCGCGGCGGCCGTGCTCGACGAGCTCGACGCCCTGCGCGCGCAGGACGTCGACTGGCAGTCGGGACGCGTCTTCAGCCTCGCCTACCACGCCGGCCCCGACGTGCTGGCGCTCGCGACCGAGGCGCACGCGCGCCTGCAGTCGGCGAACGCGCTCAACGTCGCGGCGTTTCCGAGCTTGCGCCGCATGCAGTCCGAGGTCGTCGCGATGGTCGCGGACCTGCTGCACGGCGGTCCGCAGGCCGCGGGCTTCATGACCACCGGCGGCACCGAGAGCATCCTGCTCGCGGTCAAGGCGGCGCGCTCGCGCGCCCGCGAGCGCGGCATCACGGCGCCGGAGATGGTGCTGCCGACGAGCGCGCACGCCGCGTTCGAGAAGGCCGCCGCCTACTTCGACGTGCGCTCGGTGCGCGCGCCGGTGCGCGACGACTGGCGCGCCGACCCGCGCGCGATGGCCGACGCGGTGACGCCGAACACCGCGCTGCTCGTGGCGTCGGCGCCGCAGTACCCGCAGGGCGTCGTCGACCCGGTCGCGGAGATCGCCGAGATCGCCGCGTCACGCGACGTCCTGTGCCACGTCGACGCCTGCATGGGCGGCATCACGCTGCCGATGCTCGAGCGCCTCGGCCACCGCATCGAGCCGTGGGACTTCCGCGTCCCCGGTGTCACGTCGATCTCGGTCGACCTGCACAAGTACGGCTACGCCGCGAAGGGCGCGTCGGTGCTGCTGCACCGCACGAAGGAGCTGCGCAAGCACCAGACGTTCTCCACCGACCGCTGGCTCGGCGGGCTGTACGCGAGCTCCGGCATCCTCGGCACGAAGAGCGGCGGCCCGATCGCCGCCGCGTGGGCGGTGATGAACCATCTCGGCGAGGAGGGTTATCTGCGCTTGACGCGCATCGCGCGCGCGGCGACGGAGGAGCTGGTCGCGGGCCTGCGCGCCATCCGCGGCGTGCGGGTCCTCGCCGAGCCCGACACGACGCTCGTCGCCTTCACCTTCGAGGACGTCGACGCCTTCGAGGACGTCGACGCCTTCGCGGTCGGCGAGGCGCTCGTGCGCCGCCGGTGGTGGGTCGACCAGCAGAAGCCGCCGCCGAGCCTGCACTGCATGGTGAACGCGGTGCACGCGCCGGTCATCGGCGAGTTCCTCGCCGACCTGAGAGCCGCGCTCGACGAGGTGCGGGCGAGCGCCGCGCACGGGCCGCAGCGAGCGTACGGGGTCCTCGAGTGA
- a CDS encoding PepSY domain-containing protein codes for MRRMSWVVATVAGALLLSTPPLALAQQGTGSAASSNATSLSPAEVVRKIEAAGYRDVRDVEYDNGHWEAEAIDKNGRRVDLRIDPSTGAVVLDED; via the coding sequence ATGAGAAGGATGTCATGGGTCGTCGCCACGGTCGCGGGTGCGCTGCTGCTGTCCACGCCCCCGCTCGCGCTCGCGCAGCAGGGCACGGGCTCGGCCGCCAGCTCGAACGCCACCTCGCTGTCCCCGGCCGAGGTCGTGCGCAAGATCGAGGCGGCGGGCTACCGCGACGTGCGCGACGTCGAGTACGACAACGGCCACTGGGAGGCCGAAGCGATCGACAAGAACGGCCGGCGCGTCGACCTGAGGATCGACCCGTCGACCGGCGCCGTCGTCCTCGACGAGGACTGA
- a CDS encoding PepSY domain-containing protein, whose amino-acid sequence MRTWLALATLAVVLLGAGPARAEKDHERALRAREAGEIMPLAELLEKVEASFEGRVIEVELERDDGRWIYEVEILTPSGSVLELEYDARDGTFLEGEGAGLEAARKRTP is encoded by the coding sequence GTGCGCACATGGCTCGCCTTGGCGACGCTCGCCGTCGTGCTCCTCGGCGCCGGCCCGGCACGGGCCGAGAAGGACCACGAGCGCGCGCTGCGGGCGCGCGAGGCGGGCGAGATCATGCCGCTCGCCGAGCTGCTCGAGAAGGTCGAGGCGAGCTTCGAGGGCCGCGTCATCGAGGTCGAGCTCGAGCGCGACGACGGCCGCTGGATCTACGAGGTCGAGATCCTCACCCCCTCGGGCAGCGTGCTCGAGCTCGAGTACGACGCGCGCGACGGAACCTTCCTCGAAGGCGAGGGCGCGGGCCTCGAGGCGGCCCGCAAGCGGACGCCGTGA
- a CDS encoding response regulator transcription factor, which translates to MRILVVEDEQRLAEALVAALRDAGFVVEHAADGERALSLGSVEPYDAIVLDLGLPKLDGVTVLERWRAKGVRTPVLVLTARGRWPEKLSAFSAGADDYVTKPFEMQEVVVRLRALIRRAQGFASPELRCGPLRMDTSSGEVSVDGVPVRLTAQELRILEYLLHRAGRIVTRSEIIDHAYDGDFDRDSNVIDVLVSRIRRKLGVDLIETVRGLGYKLRAPAE; encoded by the coding sequence GTGAGGATCCTCGTCGTCGAGGACGAGCAGCGCCTGGCGGAGGCGCTCGTCGCGGCGCTGCGCGACGCGGGCTTCGTCGTCGAGCACGCCGCCGACGGCGAGCGCGCGCTGTCGCTCGGCTCGGTCGAGCCCTACGACGCGATCGTCCTCGACCTCGGGCTGCCGAAGCTCGACGGCGTCACCGTGCTCGAGCGCTGGCGCGCGAAGGGCGTCCGCACGCCGGTGCTCGTGCTCACCGCGCGCGGGCGCTGGCCGGAGAAGCTGTCCGCCTTCTCGGCCGGCGCCGACGACTACGTGACCAAGCCCTTCGAGATGCAGGAGGTGGTGGTGCGGCTGCGCGCTTTGATCCGCCGCGCGCAGGGCTTCGCCTCGCCCGAGCTGCGCTGCGGTCCGCTGCGCATGGACACCAGCAGCGGCGAGGTCAGCGTCGACGGCGTGCCGGTGCGCCTCACCGCCCAGGAGCTGCGCATCCTCGAGTACCTGCTGCACCGCGCGGGACGCATCGTGACGCGCTCGGAGATCATCGACCACGCCTACGACGGCGACTTCGACCGCGACTCGAACGTGATCGACGTGCTGGTGAGCCGCATCCGCCGCAAGCTCGGCGTCGACCTGATCGAGACCGTGCGCGGGCTCGGCTACAAGCTGAGGGCGCCCGCCGAATGA
- a CDS encoding ATP-binding protein — MKRRSLRTRLLAVSTLWLVLALAGGGVALSLAFRASAQSAFQSQLDSLLLAVVAALEAPPEAPLQMRREVPDARFEQVYSGWYWQVTDGAQELRSRSLWDERLPSGVGGVESTDGTVAGPRGEPLKIVRRELRFPGREQPIVVTLAGPEQALRSQTARFDRLLALSLGVLGVGLVATVALQIAYGLRPLRRLAHDVAEVRAGRRARLGTDYPSEVEPLARAIDELLDHDARLLERARASAADLAHALKTPLAVVAVEAERTGPDAARTIAAQVAAMSRLIDHHLTRAAAAGAHGVPGARCDVRPVIERLRDTLLRLHAERELALEVGVAGELSFAGEREDLEEMLGNLLENACKWARTRVVAQARAVDGRLRLEVEDDGPGIDAAQTDAALQRGTRLDDAKPGSGLGLAIAADLAALYGGSLALEASALGGLCARLELPSA; from the coding sequence ATGAAGCGGCGCTCGCTGCGTACGCGACTCCTCGCGGTGAGCACGCTGTGGCTCGTGCTCGCGCTCGCGGGCGGCGGCGTCGCGCTGTCGCTCGCGTTTCGCGCCTCGGCGCAGAGCGCCTTCCAGAGCCAGCTCGACTCGCTGCTGCTCGCCGTCGTCGCGGCGCTCGAGGCGCCGCCGGAGGCGCCGCTCCAGATGCGGCGCGAGGTCCCGGACGCGCGCTTCGAGCAGGTCTACTCCGGCTGGTACTGGCAGGTGACCGACGGCGCGCAGGAGCTGCGCTCGCGCTCGCTGTGGGACGAGCGGCTGCCGTCGGGCGTGGGCGGCGTCGAGAGCACCGACGGAACCGTCGCGGGGCCGCGCGGCGAACCGCTGAAGATCGTGCGCCGCGAGCTGCGCTTCCCGGGCCGCGAGCAGCCGATCGTCGTGACGCTCGCCGGTCCCGAGCAGGCGCTGCGCAGCCAGACCGCGCGCTTCGATCGCCTGCTCGCGCTGTCGCTCGGCGTGCTCGGCGTCGGGCTCGTCGCCACCGTCGCGCTGCAGATCGCCTACGGCCTGCGCCCGCTGCGTCGTCTCGCGCACGACGTCGCCGAGGTGCGCGCCGGACGCCGCGCGCGTCTCGGCACGGACTACCCGAGCGAGGTCGAGCCGCTCGCGCGCGCGATCGACGAGCTGCTCGACCACGACGCGCGGCTCCTCGAGCGCGCGCGTGCGAGCGCCGCGGATCTCGCGCACGCGCTGAAGACGCCGCTCGCGGTGGTCGCGGTGGAAGCGGAGCGCACCGGCCCCGACGCGGCGCGCACGATCGCGGCGCAGGTCGCGGCCATGAGCCGGCTGATCGATCATCACTTGACGCGCGCCGCGGCGGCCGGCGCGCACGGCGTGCCGGGCGCGCGCTGCGACGTGCGTCCGGTGATCGAGCGCCTGCGCGACACGCTGCTGCGCCTGCACGCGGAGCGCGAGCTCGCGCTCGAGGTCGGCGTCGCAGGCGAGCTCTCGTTCGCGGGCGAGCGCGAGGATCTCGAAGAGATGCTCGGCAACCTGCTCGAGAACGCCTGCAAGTGGGCGCGCACGCGGGTCGTCGCGCAAGCGCGCGCGGTCGACGGCCGGCTGCGGCTCGAGGTCGAGGACGACGGCCCCGGCATCGACGCCGCGCAGACCGACGCAGCGCTGCAGCGCGGCACGCGGCTCGACGACGCCAAGCCCGGCTCGGGTCTCGGGCTCGCGATCGCAGCCGACCTCGCCGCGCTCTACGGCGGCTCGCTCGCGCTCGAAGCGAGCGCGCTCGGCGGTCTGTGCGCGCGCCTCGAGCTACCCTCTGCTTGA